From the genome of Geminocystis herdmanii PCC 6308, one region includes:
- a CDS encoding ArsB/NhaD family transporter: protein MTDLSSIIAASVFIVVIGLIMSEKLHLTIAALLGALILVFTHTLTLTEAIAYISRSHATLVLFFGVMVLVRAFEPTKIFEYLATQMVLIAKGRGKVLLLGIIGITTPICAVLPNATTVMLLAPLIPPLAEEIGVNFVPLLILMVFVANSSGLITLVGDPATFIVGDAINMSFIDYIQRLSIGGVIAVISVAIATPFLFRDVWKTKFTHLEDLPHPKVNHPRMLALGALIMAFVLIFFVIGDSLSTPISPAAVALLGAALALLLAHHSKIDTVHNILKDVDWSTLIFFMSIFVLIGGLEKTGVVSSLSGLLALVLGTNIFLGSIVLIFVVGLLSSVVPNIPLVVAMVPLLKEYLVNVGLVGTEVLDPNFAGQFPPEVLPLFYAMMFGATLGGNGTLVGASSNIVAAGIAEQHGKEISFHTFLKYGLPMMGIQLVVSAIYLGLFFVF, encoded by the coding sequence ATGACTGATTTATCTAGCATCATCGCCGCCTCTGTTTTTATTGTCGTTATCGGATTAATTATGTCCGAAAAATTACATTTGACGATCGCCGCTTTATTGGGTGCATTAATTCTAGTTTTTACCCATACTTTAACTTTAACAGAAGCCATCGCCTATATTAGCAGAAGTCACGCTACTTTAGTTTTGTTTTTTGGCGTGATGGTATTAGTGAGAGCATTTGAACCTACAAAAATATTTGAGTATTTAGCGACTCAAATGGTCTTAATTGCTAAAGGTAGAGGTAAAGTACTATTATTAGGTATAATTGGCATTACTACTCCTATTTGTGCAGTTCTACCAAACGCTACAACGGTAATGTTATTAGCTCCCTTAATTCCGCCCCTAGCGGAAGAAATTGGGGTTAATTTTGTGCCATTGCTGATATTAATGGTTTTTGTGGCAAATAGTTCAGGGTTGATTACTTTGGTCGGTGATCCCGCTACTTTTATTGTGGGAGATGCGATTAACATGAGTTTTATTGACTATATACAAAGATTAAGTATCGGTGGAGTTATAGCGGTAATTAGCGTTGCTATTGCGACTCCTTTTCTATTTCGGGATGTTTGGAAAACAAAATTTACGCACCTTGAAGATTTACCTCACCCCAAGGTTAATCATCCTAGAATGTTAGCATTAGGGGCATTAATTATGGCTTTTGTGTTGATATTTTTCGTCATCGGGGATTCTTTGTCAACTCCGATTTCTCCTGCGGCGGTAGCTTTATTAGGGGCGGCATTGGCTTTATTGTTAGCTCATCATAGTAAAATTGATACGGTTCACAATATCCTCAAAGATGTAGATTGGAGTACTCTGATTTTTTTCATGTCTATTTTTGTTTTAATTGGAGGCTTAGAAAAAACAGGAGTTGTCAGCAGTTTATCGGGATTATTGGCACTTGTTTTAGGTACAAATATTTTTTTAGGCTCGATCGTGCTAATTTTTGTAGTAGGACTATTATCTAGTGTTGTGCCTAATATTCCTTTAGTGGTGGCAATGGTACCCTTATTAAAAGAATATTTAGTTAATGTGGGGTTAGTTGGTACTGAAGTACTTGATCCTAATTTCGCAGGACAATTTCCTCCTGAAGTTTTACCCCTATTTTACGCTATGATGTTTGGTGCAACCTTGGGGGGAAATGGTACTTTAGTGGGGGCATCTTCTAATATTGTCGCCGCAGGTATTGCAGAACAACACGGTAAAGAAATTTCTTTTCATACTTTCTTGAAATACGGATTGCCGATGATGGGAATACAATTAGTTGTTTCTGCTATTTATCTAGGACTATTTTTTGTATTTTAA
- the rplU gene encoding 50S ribosomal protein L21 — MTYAVIEICGKQLKVEAGRFYDLDRIDVELDGELTIDKVLLIHHEDEIHVGQPYIESGSVGGTIIGHRRGKKVIVYKMQPKKKTRKKRGHRQELSRLLINSISLGDNVLAQESMETVETEVAVEA; from the coding sequence ATGACTTACGCAGTAATCGAAATCTGTGGCAAACAACTAAAAGTTGAAGCCGGTAGATTTTATGATCTCGATCGCATTGATGTAGAATTAGACGGTGAATTAACCATTGACAAAGTGTTATTAATTCATCATGAAGACGAAATTCATGTAGGGCAACCTTACATTGAAAGTGGTAGCGTTGGCGGTACAATTATCGGACATCGTCGGGGGAAAAAAGTGATTGTATATAAAATGCAACCCAAAAAGAAAACCCGTAAAAAAAGAGGACACAGACAAGAATTAAGTCGCTTATTGATTAACTCTATTAGTTTAGGGGATAATGTGTTAGCACAGGAATCGATGGAAACTGTAGAAACAGAAGTTGCCGTTGAGGCATAA
- the rpmA gene encoding 50S ribosomal protein L27, producing MAHKKGTGSTRNGRDSNSKRLGVKRYGGELVKAGNILVRQRGTKIYPGNNVGIGKDDTLFALIEGIVTFEHKTASRKKVSVYAVEVAPAA from the coding sequence ATGGCACATAAGAAAGGTACGGGTAGTACTAGAAACGGGAGAGATTCTAATTCTAAGCGCTTAGGCGTAAAACGTTACGGCGGTGAATTAGTTAAAGCTGGTAATATTTTAGTTCGTCAACGTGGCACTAAAATCTATCCCGGTAATAATGTTGGTATCGGTAAAGATGATACTCTTTTCGCTTTAATCGAAGGTATTGTGACTTTTGAACATAAAACCGCTAGTCGTAAAAAAGTTAGTGTTTATGCTGTAGAAGTAGCACCAGCAGCCTAA
- the nth gene encoding endonuclease III yields the protein MTKKKKSIEILNILKQLYPNATCSLNYETPLQLLVATILSAQCTDERVNKVTPALFKRFPTAESFAQGDRTEIETLIHSTGFYRNKAKNIHLACQKIVTEFNGNVPQTMKELLTLAGVARKTANVVLAHAFGIIEGVTVDTHVKRLSNRLGLTTKSNPIHIEQDLMKLLPQPEWENFSIALIYHGRAVCNARKPHCEECALNHLCKYYQKSTKS from the coding sequence ATGACGAAAAAAAAGAAATCGATCGAAATATTAAATATTCTCAAGCAACTTTATCCCAACGCTACCTGTAGTTTAAACTATGAAACGCCCTTACAATTGTTAGTCGCCACCATTTTATCTGCTCAATGTACCGATGAAAGGGTAAATAAAGTCACTCCAGCACTGTTTAAGCGTTTTCCTACCGCCGAAAGTTTTGCTCAGGGCGATCGAACCGAAATCGAAACCTTAATCCATTCCACGGGATTTTATCGCAACAAAGCCAAAAATATTCATTTAGCCTGTCAAAAAATCGTCACAGAATTTAACGGAAATGTACCCCAAACCATGAAAGAATTATTAACCCTAGCAGGAGTCGCACGAAAAACGGCTAATGTGGTGTTAGCCCACGCTTTTGGCATCATTGAAGGGGTAACGGTGGATACCCACGTTAAAAGGCTCAGTAACCGCCTAGGATTAACCACAAAATCGAACCCCATACATATCGAACAAGACTTGATGAAATTGTTACCTCAACCCGAATGGGAAAATTTTTCGATCGCGCTTATATATCACGGTAGAGCGGTTTGTAACGCCAGAAAGCCCCATTGTGAAGAATGTGCCTTAAATCATCTATGTAAATATTATCAAAAATCAACGAAGTCTTAA
- a CDS encoding P-II family nitrogen regulator codes for MKKIEAIIRPFKLDEVKIALVNAGIVGMTVSEVRGFGRQKGQTERYRGSEYTVEFLQKLKVEIVVEDSQVDMVVDKVVQAARTGEIGDGKIFISPVEETIRIRTGEKNLEAI; via the coding sequence TTGAAAAAGATAGAAGCAATTATCCGTCCTTTTAAACTAGATGAAGTCAAAATCGCCTTAGTTAACGCTGGGATTGTGGGTATGACTGTATCAGAAGTGCGTGGTTTTGGTCGTCAGAAAGGACAAACAGAACGCTATCGTGGTTCTGAATATACCGTAGAGTTTTTACAAAAGCTCAAAGTAGAAATTGTCGTAGAAGATAGTCAAGTCGATATGGTAGTAGATAAAGTTGTTCAAGCCGCCCGTACTGGGGAAATTGGTGATGGCAAAATCTTTATTTCTCCTGTGGAAGAAACCATCCGTATTAGAACTGGTGAGAAAAATTTAGAAGCTATCTAG
- a CDS encoding AAA family ATPase, whose amino-acid sequence MSFPQELDTYLRARFTLMILVTQEEERGIQTIKQVCNQNQRPCISWDVADGFISLTNDKASLPTAKDALTALEQIEKASTDALFILKDFHDCWKNDTIKRKLRSVAQRLKMTKKSMLVTSPLNSIPPELKDEAVMVEFPLPKERELEGVLNTLAKTPGVKVNLTPLGKEKLIQASLGLTTAQAQRVFAKAIVSNGRLDDRDINIVTEEKKQIIRESQALEFYAVHETPNDVGGLEILKQWLRLRERAFSQEAKDYGLPAPKGIALIGIPGTGKSLTAKMIGGLWRLPLLKLDIGALFGSLVGQSEERTRQALQLAETVAPCVLWIDEMEKAFASGGLDGGTSTRVFGTILTWMQEKTAPCFVVATANNISQLPPELLRKGRFDEIFFLDLPTKAEREEILAVHLKKRNRFPEDFDIKTLSGICEGYVGAEIEQAIIDAMYLGFNQNREFNNQDVTKALKNQVPLSVSQKETIELLRNWLKEGRAQSASFEEVRQAELEFVPLQLDIR is encoded by the coding sequence ATGAGTTTTCCACAAGAATTAGACACCTATCTTCGAGCGAGATTTACCTTGATGATTCTTGTTACTCAGGAAGAAGAAAGAGGGATACAAACCATTAAACAAGTATGTAATCAAAATCAACGCCCCTGTATTAGTTGGGATGTTGCCGATGGATTTATTTCCCTCACCAATGACAAAGCCTCCCTTCCCACTGCCAAAGATGCCTTAACCGCCCTCGAACAAATTGAAAAAGCTAGTACAGACGCTCTATTTATTCTCAAAGATTTTCATGATTGTTGGAAAAATGACACCATTAAACGCAAGTTGCGCAGTGTCGCCCAACGATTAAAGATGACGAAAAAATCGATGTTGGTGACATCTCCCCTCAATAGCATTCCACCAGAATTAAAGGATGAAGCGGTAATGGTAGAGTTTCCTTTACCTAAAGAAAGGGAATTAGAAGGAGTTTTAAATACTTTGGCAAAAACTCCGGGGGTGAAAGTGAATCTTACTCCGTTAGGAAAGGAAAAACTCATTCAAGCCTCCCTTGGTTTAACCACCGCCCAAGCGCAACGGGTATTTGCGAAGGCGATCGTATCTAATGGTAGATTAGATGATAGGGATATAAATATAGTTACTGAGGAGAAAAAGCAGATTATTCGAGAATCCCAAGCCTTAGAATTTTATGCTGTGCATGAAACTCCCAATGACGTGGGAGGATTAGAAATTCTCAAACAATGGCTAAGACTGAGAGAAAGGGCATTTAGTCAAGAGGCAAAGGATTATGGATTACCTGCACCGAAAGGCATTGCTTTAATTGGTATCCCCGGCACGGGTAAAAGTTTAACAGCGAAGATGATAGGAGGGTTATGGCGTTTACCTTTACTTAAATTAGATATTGGAGCATTGTTTGGCTCATTGGTAGGACAATCCGAAGAACGGACTCGCCAAGCCTTACAGTTAGCGGAAACCGTTGCCCCTTGCGTGTTGTGGATAGATGAAATGGAGAAGGCTTTTGCTTCTGGAGGATTAGACGGCGGTACAAGTACGAGGGTTTTTGGTACGATTTTAACGTGGATGCAGGAAAAAACCGCGCCTTGTTTTGTGGTAGCCACTGCTAATAATATCAGTCAGTTACCGCCAGAATTGTTGAGAAAAGGGCGTTTTGATGAGATATTTTTCCTTGATTTACCCACCAAAGCGGAAAGGGAAGAAATTTTAGCGGTACATTTGAAGAAGCGAAATCGGTTTCCTGAAGATTTTGATATTAAAACCTTGAGTGGTATTTGTGAGGGTTATGTAGGGGCAGAAATTGAACAGGCGATAATCGATGCCATGTATTTGGGATTTAACCAAAACCGAGAGTTTAATAATCAGGATGTGACAAAAGCGCTGAAAAATCAAGTACCGTTATCAGTATCCCAGAAAGAGACGATCGAACTCTTAAGAAATTGGTTAAAAGAAGGTAGGGCGCAATCAGCATCTTTCGAGGAAGTCAGACAAGCGGAGTTAGAATTTGTGCCTTTGCAATTAGATATTAGATAA
- a CDS encoding zeta toxin family protein has protein sequence MPDIYVISGANGSGKTTCAMTILPQFLQIMEFVNADEIAKGISPFNPESVAIQAGKIMLERLDLLTSQRKDFAFETTLSSRHYARFLRKCRQMGYTVNLLYFWLQCPELAINRVKRRVESGGHNIPEDVIIRRYQRGLTNLFKLYLPLCDNWLIYNNSQENIELVATYFENELTVDNSYLWSKIKGDYNE, from the coding sequence ATGCCCGATATTTATGTTATCAGTGGGGCAAACGGTTCAGGTAAAACTACCTGTGCGATGACAATTTTACCACAGTTTTTGCAGATAATGGAATTTGTTAACGCTGATGAAATAGCAAAGGGTATTTCTCCTTTTAATCCTGAATCAGTGGCGATTCAAGCGGGTAAAATAATGTTAGAGAGATTGGATTTACTAACGAGTCAAAGAAAAGATTTTGCCTTCGAGACTACTTTATCATCTCGTCACTATGCTAGGTTTTTGAGAAAATGTCGGCAAATGGGTTATACCGTTAATTTACTTTATTTTTGGTTACAGTGTCCAGAATTGGCAATTAATCGGGTGAAAAGAAGGGTTGAAAGTGGTGGGCATAATATCCCTGAAGATGTCATTATTCGCCGTTATCAAAGAGGTTTAACTAATTTATTTAAGTTATATTTACCCTTATGCGATAATTGGTTAATTTATAATAATTCTCAGGAAAATATCGAGTTAGTTGCAACTTATTTTGAGAATGAATTAACTGTTGATAATTCTTATTTATGGTCTAAAATTAAAGGTGATTATAATGAGTAA
- a CDS encoding DUF4926 domain-containing protein: MKKIKDLDLVALLEDITTTHYETGEKIKLYKGQIGTVVMEYDGTAFEVEFSNNNGETYAMETLKTEQLMLLHPDLVLSV; the protein is encoded by the coding sequence ATGAAGAAAATAAAAGATTTAGACTTAGTTGCTTTGTTAGAAGATATTACCACAACCCATTATGAAACGGGAGAAAAAATTAAATTATATAAGGGGCAAATTGGTACAGTAGTAATGGAATATGATGGTACAGCTTTTGAGGTAGAATTTAGTAATAATAATGGTGAAACCTATGCAATGGAAACTCTAAAAACTGAACAATTAATGTTATTACATCCTGATTTAGTCCTTTCTGTTTAG
- a CDS encoding DUF7683 domain-containing protein — translation MIKRFFRSFDKNGEDLVGEKPLNNLNLEELQKLFKVDSNNPMYDCYLIENKEQFDYLQNKFNVKLNDELYDYYLETDTFSEDN, via the coding sequence ATGATTAAAAGATTTTTTCGATCGTTTGATAAAAACGGAGAAGATTTAGTAGGAGAAAAACCCTTAAATAATCTTAATCTTGAAGAACTACAAAAACTGTTTAAAGTTGATAGTAATAATCCTATGTATGATTGTTACTTAATAGAAAATAAAGAGCAATTTGATTATTTACAAAATAAATTTAATGTGAAATTAAATGATGAATTATATGATTATTATTTAGAAACTGATACCTTTTCGGAAGATAACTAA
- a CDS encoding DUF2997 domain-containing protein, whose product MDLQEIDIFIDDNGEVKLEIRGVKGQKCLDLTQDLEAILGGEILSREMTPEAGEMVQEIKNQEFNWS is encoded by the coding sequence ATGGACTTACAAGAAATAGATATTTTTATCGATGACAATGGAGAAGTAAAATTAGAAATCAGGGGAGTAAAAGGGCAAAAATGTCTGGACTTAACCCAAGATTTAGAAGCAATTTTAGGCGGTGAAATCCTTAGCCGAGAGATGACACCCGAAGCTGGGGAAATGGTACAAGAAATAAAAAATCAGGAATTTAATTGGAGTTAA
- a CDS encoding DUF1257 domain-containing protein, which produces MSHFTRLKTKIVEKEYLKQALTDLGYKYQEGNVQVNGYRGNRTNAELKIFTSNPNYDIGFQKQEDNYEIVADWWGIRDIPQAQFVQTLNQKYAYHATKSKLEEQGFSLVSEEVEEGNKIHLVLRRMA; this is translated from the coding sequence ATGTCACATTTTACCCGTTTAAAAACGAAAATAGTTGAAAAAGAATACCTTAAACAAGCCTTAACAGACTTAGGCTATAAATATCAAGAAGGCAACGTGCAAGTTAACGGTTATAGGGGAAATCGTACCAACGCCGAATTAAAAATTTTCACCAGTAATCCCAATTATGATATTGGCTTTCAGAAACAGGAAGACAACTACGAAATCGTTGCCGACTGGTGGGGAATCAGGGATATACCACAAGCCCAATTTGTGCAAACCCTTAACCAAAAATACGCCTATCATGCCACTAAAAGTAAACTAGAGGAGCAAGGATTTTCATTAGTTAGTGAGGAAGTAGAAGAAGGAAATAAAATTCATTTAGTGTTAAGAAGAATGGCTTAA
- a CDS encoding helix-turn-helix domain-containing protein: MTLTFNLDKYKEILTKYSPKIIKTETENEQVLEIIEELMHKKNLTPEEEELYQLLIVLVEKFEREYYLCGNSTNPHSLLLFLMEQKDIKQEDLVDILGSKKVVSDIVNSKINISKDQAKALADFFRVDAELFI, from the coding sequence ATGACCCTTACTTTTAACCTAGATAAATATAAAGAAATTTTAACTAAATATTCGCCTAAAATTATTAAAACGGAAACAGAAAATGAACAGGTATTAGAAATAATTGAGGAGTTAATGCACAAAAAAAATTTAACTCCCGAAGAAGAAGAATTATATCAATTATTAATTGTTCTAGTAGAAAAATTTGAAAGGGAATATTATTTATGTGGTAATAGTACAAATCCCCATTCATTATTATTATTTTTAATGGAACAAAAAGATATTAAACAAGAGGATTTAGTCGATATTCTAGGTTCAAAAAAAGTAGTTTCTGACATTGTCAATAGTAAAATAAATATTAGTAAAGATCAAGCCAAAGCCTTAGCAGATTTTTTCCGAGTTGATGCAGAATTATTTATTTAA
- a CDS encoding type II toxin-antitoxin system HigB family toxin, with protein MHVISYRKIREFAQKNRTIHTALDSWYKIASKAHWQNLIDVQSIFPSAEAVGNFTVFNIKGNQYRLIVSIDYQHQLIYIKYILTHTDYDKNKWKNDPYF; from the coding sequence ATGCACGTTATCAGTTATCGAAAAATTAGGGAATTTGCCCAAAAAAACAGAACAATTCACACAGCATTAGATAGCTGGTATAAAATAGCCAGTAAAGCCCATTGGCAAAACTTAATAGATGTTCAATCTATTTTTCCTTCTGCCGAAGCAGTCGGTAACTTTACAGTATTTAATATTAAAGGAAATCAATATCGACTAATTGTTAGCATTGATTATCAGCACCAATTAATTTATATAAAATATATTCTCACTCATACCGACTATGATAAAAACAAGTGGAAAAATGACCCTTACTTTTAA